GGCGGAGCGCCCGTGGCCGGTGCGGCTGCTGTCCGTGAAGATCGCCGACTACGTCGCGAAGATGTCCCCGCTCTGGGTCGAGGGCCAGGTCGTGCAGCTCAACCGGCGCCCCGGCGCGGGGATCGCGTTCCTCACGCTGCGCGACACGGACACGGACATGTCGCTGCCCGTGTCGCTGCCTGCCCAGGTGCTGGCCTCGGTGGCGACGCCGCTCAGCGAGGGCGCGCACGTCGTGGTGCACGCCCGCCCGACGTTCTGGACCAAGCGCGGCACGCTGCAGCTCAACGCCGACGAGGTCCGGGCGGTCGGGATCGGCGAGCTGCTCGCCCGCATCGAGCACCTCAAGCGCGTGCTGGCCGCCGAGGGGCTGTTCGACGCCGAGCGCAAGGTCGCGCTGCCGTTCCTCCCGCGGGTCGTCGGCCTGGTGTGCGGCCGGGAGTCCAAGGCCGAGCACGACGTCGTCGTGAACGCCCGCGCCCGCTGGCCCCAGGTCGAGTTCGTGATCCGGGAGGTCGCGGTCCAGGGCGCGGGCGCCGTCCCGCAGGTGAGCCGGGCGATCGCCGAGCTCGACGCGGACCCGCGGGTGGAGGTCGTCGTGGTCGCGCGCGGCGGCGGCTCCGTGGAGGACCTGCTGCCGTTCAGCAACGAGGCGCTCGTGCGGGCGGCGGCGGCGTGCCGCACGCCCCTGGTGTCGGCCATCGGGCACGAGACGGACACCCCGCTGCTCGACCTCGTGGCGGACTACCGCGCGTCCACCCCGACGGACGCCGCGAAGCGCATCGTCCCGGACGTCGGCGAGGAGGGCGCGGGTGGCGCAGGCCCGGTCGCGCATCCGGGCCGCGGTGGAGCACCGGGTGGCGCGGGAGGCCGCCGGGCTCGAGCAGGTGCGCAGCCGCCCCGTCCTCGCGCGCCCTGGCACGATGGTGGAGACGCGTGAGGCGGACGTGCACCGGCTGCGGGAGACCGCGCGACGCTGCCTGGACCACGCGCTCACCGGCGGGGCCGCGCAGGTCCGATCCCTGGCGGCCCAGGTCAGGGCGCTGTCGCCGGCGGCCACCCTGGAGCGCGGCTACGCCGTCGTCCAGACCGCCGACGGGGCGGTGGTGCGGGACGCCACGAGCGTCGCCGCGAAGGACTCGCTGCGCGTGCGGCTGGCCCGCGGCGAGCTCATCGCGTCGGTGGTGGCCGTGGCACCGGGCCGGCGCCGGCCCGCCGACGCGGACACCGCGGCGGGCGCTGACGCCACGTCGGACGGGGCCGCCGGCTCCTGACCGCGGGAGGCGGTGCCGGGACGGCCCGGCGACGGCGCACGGGCCGTGGGGCGCGCGGAGCTCCCGGTGCCGGCTCGACGGCCGGGTCCGGGAGGCGAGCGGCGCTCCCGCCGGCACTGGCTCCACGGCCGGGTCGACAGACGCGGCACTCCCCTGGCACCGGCTCGACGGCCGGGTCCGGGCGGCGCGCCGTGCGTCCCCGGACCGCTGTCCCGGGCCGGGTGTCCTCGGTCGTTGGTTAGATGGACCCGTGAGCGCCACCACCCCCGCACCGGACGCCCCGGGCGTCGCCGAGCTGTCCTACGAGCAGGCCCGTGACGAGCTGGTCGCCGTCGTCTCCCGCCTGGAGGCCGGTGGCGCGACCCTGGAGGAGTCGCTGGCGCTGTGGGAGCGCGGCGAGCGCTCGCCGCGCGCTGCCAGGAGTGGCTCGACGGCGCGCGGGCCCGGCTGGACGCCGCCCGGACCTCCGACGACGCCCCCGACGCGCCGGCCGGCGAGGGCCGCCCGGCCTGACCGTCCGCGGGCGCCGGCCGCCCGGTCCCTGATCCGCCCGACCCCGACCGAGACCGTCCCCCGGCACCGCAGCCGGACCGAAGGAGCAGCATGTCCGAGCAGTCCGCCCCCGCCACCGCCCGCGCCCTCGTCGTCGGGGAGGCCCTCGTCGACGTCGTGCTGCGGCCGGGCGACGAGCCCGCCGAGCACCCCGGCGGCAGCCCCGCGAACGTCGCGATCGGCCTCGGGCGGCTCGGGCGCCGGGTCGACCTGCTGACCTGGCTCGGCGACGACGCGCACGGCGACCTGGTGCGCGCGCACCTGGAGTCCTCCGGGGTCCACGTGCTGGCCGGCGACCGCCGCCCCGAGCGCACCCCGGTCGCCCGCGCGCACGTCGACGAGGCCGGTGTCGCGAGCTACGAGTTCGACCTCACGTGGGACCTGCCCGACCGCTGGGACGAGAGCGACGGCGAGGCGCTCGTCGTGCACACCGGCTCCATCGCCACGGTCATCGAGCCGGGCGGCGAGGCGGTCGCGCGGCTGCTCGCCGACCGGCGTGCGACCGCCACGCTGACGTACGACCCGAACCTGCGGCCCGCGCTCATGGGCTCGCCGGAGCGGACGCTGCCCGTCGTGGAGCGGCTCGTCGGGCTGGCGGACGTCGTCAAGGTGTCGGACGAGGACCTCGGCTGGCTCCACCCGGGCGTCGCCCCGGTGGAGGTCGCGCGCGACTGGGTCGGGCGCGGGCCGGCGCTGGTCGTCGTCACGCTGGGCGGCGAGGGCGCGCTGGCGGTCACCGCGGGCGGCGACGAGCTGACCGTCACGGCACCGCGGGTGCAGGTCGCGGACACGGTCGGCGCCGGCGACTCGTTCATGGCGGGGCTGGTCGACGGCCTGTGGACCGCGGGCCTGCTCGGCGCGGACGCCCGGGACCGGCTCCGGGCGGTCGACGTGGCGACGGTCGAGCGGGTGCTGGCGCGCTGCGTGGCGATCGCCGCGATCACGGTGTCCCGCGCCGGCGCGAACCCGCCCACGTCCGCGGAGCTGGGCGAGGCCTGACCGACCCGGCGGGCCCAGCCCCGCCCGAGGTCGTCACGTCCGGCCGAGGTCGTCACGCGGACCTGACGACCTCGGCCCGGGCTGACGACCTCGACGGCGGAGCTCAGCCCGCCTGGCGGTGCCGGCCCGCGGACGGCTCGCGGCCGCCGGACGGCTCGGCGCCGCCGGACGGCTCGCGCTCTCCGGACGGCTCGCGGCCGGACGGGCGGCCGTCCGACGCCGTGCCGTCGTCCGAGCGCTCCGCATCGCGGTGCGCCCGCTCCAGCGCGGCCCGGCGGTCCTCCTCCGTCTCGGCGTCGATCCGCTTCGCCGCCTCGTCGTCGTACGTGAGGTTCTCGCCGGACTCCGGGTCGAACACCAGCAGCCGGCGCGGCTCGAACCACAGCTCGGCGCGGCTGCCGTCCCGCACGCGGCTCTCCGACCCGAGCGCGACGACGACCTGCGTCCGCATGCCCTCGCCGTCGAGGTCCCGGTCGAGCTCCTCGAGCTTCGCCGCGACGTCGGCGTGGGTCTCGAACGGGATGTACGCGTACAGCTCGGCGCCGAGCCACTCGACGACGTCCACGTCGGCCTCGAACCGCACGCCGCCGTCCCGCTTGGCGTCGTCCATCACGCGCGCGTCCTCGACGTGCTCCGGGCGCAGCCCGACGATGACCAGCTCGCGGCCGTCGATGCGCTGCCGCAGGTCGTCCGTGAGCGGCACCTCGGCGAACGGCAGCACCAGGGAGTCGCCGCGCACCTCGCCCGGCATGAAGTTCATCGGCGGCGACCCGATGAACCCGGCGACGAACAGGTTCACGGGCTGCTCGTACAGCGCCCGCGGGCTCGCGACCTGCTGCAGCTCGCCCTTGCGGAGCACCGCGACCCGGTCGCCGAGCGTCATGGCCTCCGTCTGGTCGTGCGTGACGTAGACGGTGGTGGTGCCGAGCCGGCGCTGCATCCGGGCGATCTCGGTGCGCATCTGGCCGCGCAGCTTGGCGTC
This is a stretch of genomic DNA from Cellulomonas sp. ES6. It encodes these proteins:
- a CDS encoding carbohydrate kinase, encoding MSEQSAPATARALVVGEALVDVVLRPGDEPAEHPGGSPANVAIGLGRLGRRVDLLTWLGDDAHGDLVRAHLESSGVHVLAGDRRPERTPVARAHVDEAGVASYEFDLTWDLPDRWDESDGEALVVHTGSIATVIEPGGEAVARLLADRRATATLTYDPNLRPALMGSPERTLPVVERLVGLADVVKVSDEDLGWLHPGVAPVEVARDWVGRGPALVVVTLGGEGALAVTAGGDELTVTAPRVQVADTVGAGDSFMAGLVDGLWTAGLLGADARDRLRAVDVATVERVLARCVAIAAITVSRAGANPPTSAELGEA
- the ugpC gene encoding sn-glycerol-3-phosphate ABC transporter ATP-binding protein UgpC, producing MASITLTDIVKEYGDGYPAVNGVSLDIKDGEFVILVGPSGCGKSTLLRMIVGLEDITSGELRIGDEVVNDKAPRDRHLAMVFQNYALYPHLTVFENIAFPLRLQKGKFTEDEIRSHVEFAADTLELREHLDRKPANLSGGQRQRVAMGRAIVRDARAFLFDEPLSNLDAKLRGQMRTEIARMQRRLGTTTVYVTHDQTEAMTLGDRVAVLRKGELQQVASPRALYEQPVNLFVAGFIGSPPMNFMPGEVRGDSLVLPFAEVPLTDDLRQRIDGRELVIVGLRPEHVEDARVMDDAKRDGGVRFEADVDVVEWLGAELYAYIPFETHADVAAKLEELDRDLDGEGMRTQVVVALGSESRVRDGSRAELWFEPRRLLVFDPESGENLTYDDEAAKRIDAETEEDRRAALERAHRDAERSDDGTASDGRPSGREPSGEREPSGGAEPSGGREPSAGRHRQAG